In Arthrobacter sp. CDRTa11, one DNA window encodes the following:
- a CDS encoding ABC transporter permease codes for MSTHTPTVAGTPTSRRPLNIIDQARSSGWARELALLPAIILAMVIGTILSPQFLTANNLLNNVLVTSAVLGIVVIAESIILISGYFDLSLESVVGLAPMLAVWLVLPAAVGGSGWGWTPWGAFAAMFVLSIVIGLINGFLVGKLKLNAFMVTLAMLTLLRGLTMGLSGGKTLSGLPAEFLALGNTKWLGISIQIWLFVIFLIVAAVFMRSHPVGRKLYAMGGNNAAAAAAGIKTLRLTIGVFVAGSVIAAFAGLMLTGRIASVTANQGDGLIFTVFAAAVIGGISLNGGKGSMIGALSGVVLLGIIQNILVLSQVPSFWIQAIYGLIILSALIFNYLAGSRSTRRVV; via the coding sequence ATGTCCACGCATACCCCGACCGTTGCGGGTACGCCGACCAGCCGCCGGCCCCTCAACATCATCGACCAGGCCCGCTCGTCCGGCTGGGCCCGTGAGCTCGCGCTGCTGCCCGCCATTATCTTGGCGATGGTGATCGGGACCATCCTGTCCCCGCAGTTCCTCACGGCGAACAATCTCCTGAACAACGTCCTTGTTACCTCTGCTGTGCTCGGGATCGTCGTGATCGCGGAAAGCATCATCCTGATCTCGGGATACTTCGATCTCTCCCTCGAATCCGTCGTGGGCCTGGCCCCGATGCTCGCCGTCTGGCTGGTCCTGCCCGCCGCCGTCGGCGGCTCCGGATGGGGATGGACGCCGTGGGGCGCGTTCGCTGCGATGTTCGTCCTGAGTATCGTCATCGGACTCATCAACGGATTCCTCGTCGGCAAGCTGAAGCTCAACGCCTTCATGGTCACCCTCGCCATGCTCACCCTGCTCCGCGGCCTGACCATGGGCCTGTCCGGCGGCAAGACTCTCTCAGGGTTGCCCGCTGAATTCCTTGCACTCGGCAACACCAAGTGGCTGGGCATCTCAATCCAGATCTGGCTCTTCGTGATCTTCCTGATTGTCGCCGCGGTCTTCATGCGCAGCCACCCGGTCGGCCGCAAGCTCTACGCCATGGGCGGAAACAATGCTGCCGCCGCAGCAGCAGGCATCAAGACGCTGCGTCTGACCATCGGAGTCTTCGTCGCCGGGTCGGTCATCGCCGCATTCGCCGGCCTCATGCTCACCGGCCGGATCGCGTCCGTGACCGCCAATCAGGGTGACGGCCTGATCTTCACCGTGTTCGCAGCGGCAGTCATCGGCGGGATCAGCCTCAACGGCGGTAAGGGATCGATGATTGGTGCCCTGAGCGGCGTAGTGCTGCTGGGCATCATCCAGAACATCCTCGTCCTGTCCCAGGTTCCCTCGTTCTGGATCCAGGCCATCTACGGTCTGATCATCCTCAGCGCACTGAT